One Aerococcus urinaeequi DNA segment encodes these proteins:
- a CDS encoding ABC transporter permease/substrate-binding protein: MNDFFLTLMERKDQLFTATYEHMAISLLALFIACVIAIPLAIWLSDHRKYAEPVLQFASILQTIPSLALLGLLIPLVGIGSVPALIALVVYAILPILQNTYTGFVEIDPTIEEAAIAFGMPRRRRLFKVELPIAMPVVISGIRTSLVLTIGTATLATLIGAGGLGSLIMLGIDRNDSNLTLIGAIASSLLAIIFGALIKWLENKKMKTVLISLLVLFVGIGGPILAQRLTGQVTNVTIAGKLGSEPEILINMYKEIIEADNDDVNVDVKANFGKTTFLFSALDNNEIDIYPEFSGTVLESLVDVDEATDTSDFDQADTYQLARDLLKDQYDMNFLEPFSFENTYALAVKRSFAEENELETISDLAKVENEITAGFTLEFIDRQDGYAGIQELYGLTFPSVKSLEPALRYNAINNNEVNVVDAYSTDSQILEYDLVTLEDDLGLFPDYQGGPLMNVDFAEDHPEIVASLNKLSGLVTEDEMIQMNYAVNVEGQEPSQVAHDFLVDKGLIGEDA; encoded by the coding sequence ATGAACGATTTTTTCTTGACGTTAATGGAACGTAAAGACCAATTATTCACTGCTACTTACGAACATATGGCTATATCCTTACTTGCCTTGTTCATCGCCTGTGTTATTGCAATTCCACTAGCCATTTGGTTGAGTGACCACCGCAAATATGCGGAACCCGTATTACAATTTGCTAGTATCTTACAAACGATCCCCTCATTGGCCTTGTTAGGATTGTTAATTCCCTTAGTAGGGATTGGATCAGTACCTGCATTGATTGCTTTAGTCGTCTATGCGATTTTGCCTATCTTACAAAATACCTATACAGGTTTTGTAGAAATTGATCCAACAATTGAAGAAGCTGCGATTGCCTTTGGGATGCCAAGACGGCGTCGATTATTCAAGGTGGAGTTACCGATTGCCATGCCGGTGGTGATTTCAGGTATTCGGACCTCATTAGTATTAACTATCGGAACAGCGACCTTAGCGACTTTAATCGGTGCTGGTGGGCTTGGGTCTTTGATTATGTTAGGGATCGACCGAAATGATAGCAATTTAACTCTAATTGGTGCTATTGCATCGTCTTTATTAGCGATTATTTTTGGTGCGCTCATTAAATGGTTAGAAAATAAGAAAATGAAAACCGTCCTTATTAGCTTGCTTGTTTTATTTGTAGGAATTGGTGGGCCAATATTAGCGCAACGATTGACTGGTCAAGTAACGAATGTCACTATCGCCGGTAAATTAGGGTCAGAACCAGAGATTCTAATTAATATGTATAAAGAAATCATTGAAGCAGATAATGACGATGTCAATGTGGATGTAAAAGCTAATTTTGGAAAAACGACTTTCTTATTTTCTGCCTTAGACAATAATGAAATCGATATTTATCCAGAGTTTTCAGGTACAGTCCTTGAAAGTTTAGTTGACGTAGATGAAGCTACAGATACAAGTGACTTCGACCAAGCAGATACCTATCAATTAGCGCGTGACTTATTAAAAGACCAGTATGATATGAATTTTCTAGAACCATTTTCATTTGAAAACACCTATGCTTTAGCCGTGAAACGCTCTTTTGCAGAGGAAAATGAACTAGAAACGATTTCAGATTTAGCGAAAGTTGAAAACGAGATTACAGCTGGCTTTACGTTAGAATTTATTGACCGCCAAGACGGCTATGCTGGTATTCAAGAATTATACGGTTTGACCTTCCCCTCAGTGAAAAGTCTTGAACCTGCGCTTAGATACAATGCTATCAATAACAATGAAGTCAATGTGGTTGATGCATATTCGACTGATAGCCAAATTTTAGAGTATGATTTGGTTACGCTTGAAGATGATTTAGGGCTATTCCCTGACTATCAAGGAGGTCCATTGATGAATGTAGACTTCGCTGAAGACCATCCAGAGATTGTGGCATCTCTAAACAAGTTAAGTGGATTAGTAACCGAAGATGAGATGATTCAAATGAACTATGCTGTAAACGTTGAAGGACAAGAGCCTAGCCAAGTAGCCCATGATTTCCTAGTCGATAAGGGCTTAATAGGGGAGGATGCATAA